The genome window TATGTTCTTACTTGCCTCTGCCTCTTCCTTTACATGCTCCCCGAGGAAATTGATGATGGCGCCTATGCCTGATATGTTTGATCTCCTTGTGCATGAGATGGCATCAGCCAAGGTCTCGCCCGCAATCCACTGGCGCGCTAACCTGATTAAAAGGCTCATTCTTTAATAAAAAGCTCTTGTTCTACTTAAGAACAGCGATGACAAATAACTACCTCAGTTTTCTTGTACGGTATTATATGCCTTTGTACATAAGGACGAAGCTAGTAGGATTTTTACTAATTACAATATGCTCCGATGGGGATTTGAACCCCAGTCGTCAGAGTGAGAGTCTGACATGATTGGCCGTGCTACACTATCGGAGCGGGATTCTTTGAAAGTCTCTACTTTGTTATTAAAGTTTCGTTATGTTCGCTGATTTCTGGTTTATGATTATATTTGGATAATTATTTAATATCACTATTAATTATTATAATGATTAAACATGATAAACTATATGTACTATGACGTTTTATTAACTCACAGGGTGAAACCTTTATGAGTGAAATCGTAAATGTGGTTTCCCGTGATAACGGGAAGGTAACGAGAAAAAAAGTGAAGGCATCGCCGTATGAATTTACCATAGCCACAAGGGCAAAATGGGAAATGGTCATTGCGGACGAGGATGTTACTATCGGGGCTGGGAAACTTGAGCGCGTGAAGGTAAAAGACATTAAAGTGCAGAAGGACATGCTTGCAATGCCCTGCGCCTTCAGCCACCATCCAATCGTTTCGGTAATAAAGGTCGGGGCAAGAGAAGGGCCGGCTCCGGTGGAGACAGACAGAACCATAAATATAGCTTACGTCATGGGGCAGGAATCGGGCGAAATCAAGAAAGGAGACCTGCTTTCTGTGCTCAACCTGTATCCCATAATGTTCACGCGTGAGGCTACCAAACCAGTGCTGGTCGGGTGAGAATATGGATACCTGCAAAATATGCAATGGCGTGCAGGACTCAAAAAACTACAAGGGCTACAATATATGCACAGAATGCTCAGACCTGATGGAAGACCTCATGAGTGAATATTTCCTGAGAACGCTAAGAGAGGGCTCGAATACAAAAACAGGGTACCAGAAATATCTTGAGCATGGGAAAGAGTATATCAGCGACTACCAGAGGATAAGAAAAAACAGCAAGCGCCACATCAAGCACATGGAAGAGCATGTGCACGAGGAGAT of Candidatus Methanoperedens sp. contains these proteins:
- a CDS encoding DUF22 domain-containing protein, giving the protein MSEIVNVVSRDNGKVTRKKVKASPYEFTIATRAKWEMVIADEDVTIGAGKLERVKVKDIKVQKDMLAMPCAFSHHPIVSVIKVGAREGPAPVETDRTINIAYVMGQESGEIKKGDLLSVLNLYPIMFTREATKPVLVG